A stretch of Microtus pennsylvanicus isolate mMicPen1 chromosome 5, mMicPen1.hap1, whole genome shotgun sequence DNA encodes these proteins:
- the Insl6 gene encoding insulin-like peptide INSL6, whose product MKQLCCSGHVLWLGLVLSAFSQEQESKPRKLCGRHLMVEIIKLCGQTDWSQFEMDDQTPLTHLAHHSLQTEVKTFSPDQIPSSAWGRFTNPVPISASQEKAINTWEPWVPPDYQFEESSLLPEKTEKFSSRDVYPNVERVKLQEKRRNKIDAFSSLFWGIHPQRKRRGFSDKCCLKGCTKEELAVACLPYVDF is encoded by the exons ATGAAGCAGTTGTGCTGTTCAGGGCATGTGTTGTGGCTTGGACTCGTACTGTCTGCTTTCTCCCAGGAGCAAGAGAGCAAACCTAGGAAGCTGTGCGGCAGGCATCTAATGGTAGAAATTATAAAACTGTGTGGCCAAACTGACTGGAGCCAGTTCGAGATGGACGACCAAACTCCTCTGACCCATCTCGCTCACCACTCCTTACAGACTGAAGTCAAAACCTTCAGCCCTGACCAAATCCCTTCTTCAGCCTGGGGAAGATTCACAAACCCAG TCCCCATATCTGCCTCTCAGGAGAAAGCAATAAACACTTGGGAACCCTGGGTCCCGCCTGACTATCAGTTTGAAGAGTCCAGCTTGCTTcctgagaagacagaaaagtTTTCATCCCGCGATGTCTATCCCAATGTTGAGCGTGTGAAACttcaggagaaaagaagaaacaaaatcgATGCCTTCAGCAGTTTATTTTGGGGGATCCATCCCCAGAGGAAACGCAGAGGTTTCTCAGATAAATGCTGTCTTAAAGGGTGCACAAAAGAAGAGCTGGCCGTCGCATGTCTCCCGtatgttgatttttaa